Proteins encoded by one window of Salmo trutta chromosome 17, fSalTru1.1, whole genome shotgun sequence:
- the LOC115151252 gene encoding coiled-coil domain-containing protein 181-like, whose product MGNEVEKHPDYEDINVEIDKEEEEEENNKRGRKDKKTLPPPVLEDQPDEEKYIMEKIQLANRLLGDQQAPDMTLRRRLHFKETLVDLVMPPLKYSESYSGATHRTEVVVQECHSPINGKDMEVEREVSGKHSELTISPHEAEGGGQGSKPGGGGGEGRQTVSLKDMESHSLMLPPLRASRQSSQDY is encoded by the exons ATGGGAAATGAAGTGGAAAAG CACCCTGACTATGAGGACATCAACGTCGAAATagacaaggaggaggaggaagaggagaacaaTAAGCGAGGAAGGAAGGACAAGAAAA CTCTGCCCCCTCCGGTGCTGGAGGACCAACCTGACGAAGAGAAGTACATAATGGAGAAGATCCAGCTGGCCAATCGGCTGCTGGGGGATCAGCAAGCACCGGACATGACTCTGCGCCGACGCCTTCACTTCAAAGAAACGCTGGTGGATCTGGTGATGCCCCCGTTGAAGTATAGCGAGAGCTACAGTGGCGCCACCCACAGGACAGAGGTGGTAGTACAGGAGTGCCACAGCCCGATCAACGGCAAGGAcatggaggtagagagggaggtgtCGGGTAAGCACTCTGAGCTGACAATCTCCCCACATGAAGCTGAAGGAGGAGGGCAGGGTAGCAAgcctggaggtggaggtggggaggGAAGACAGACGGTCAGCCTGAAGGACATGGAGAGCCACAGCCTGATGTTGCCCCCTCTCAGGGCTAGTAGGCAGTCGTCTCAGGACTACTAG